GTGCTGGACGACGTACGGCAGGTGGACGACGCGATCTGCTTCGAGTACGCCCGCCGCCTCGCCCGCGAGGAAGGGATCTTCGCCGGGGGCTCGTCCGGAGGCGCTGTCTCCGTGGCGCTGAAGCTCGCCCGCGAGCTCGGCAAGGGCAAGACGGTCGTGGCGATCCTGCCCGACGGCGGGAAGAGCTACATCTCGAAGTTCTACTCGGACGCCTGGATGAAGGCGAACGGCTTCAAGATCTGATCGTTGGCGCGCCGCCCGTCACGGCGGGCGAAGCCATGCCGACGGGCTCCTGGATCCACGCGGACCCGGAGCCCGGCAGCCCCCTCCCTGGTCGCGAGCGCCCGGTCTCGAGGCTTCCCCCTGAAACGGGGAACCGCCTCTGGCCGGGCGCTTGTGGTATAAGGGGCCCCTCTCGGCGGGCCCTCGGGCCATCGACCCGAGGGATCCCGAGGCGGCTCCTGCGTCTTCCGCGCCGCCGTTCCTGGCATTGGCGGCGGCCGCAGCCCTCGGAAGGCGCGCCGCCGGGAGACTCGATCCATGGCGTTTCTGGGCGACGGCAAGAAGGGCTTCGACACTCTCGCGATTCACGCGGGGCAGGCGCCCGATCCCACGACCGGCGCGATCATGACGCCGATCTATCTCACCTCGACCTACGCCCAGACGGGCCCCGGCGAGCACAAGGGCTTCGAGTACAGCCGGACGCAGAACCCGACCCGCTTCGCGCTCCAGGATTGCCTCGCCGCCCTCGAGGGGGGGAAGTTCGGCGCCGCGTTCGCCTCCGGGCTCGCCGCCAGCAGCTGCATCCTTCACGGGCTCTCGACCGGCGACCACGTGGTCTGCTCGGACGATCTCTACGGCGGGACCTTCCGCCTCTTCGACAAGGTCTTCCGGCAGCTCGGCCTCGAGTTCACCTACGTGGACATGACCGAGCCGAAGAACGTCGAGGCGGCGATCCGGCCCGGGAAGACCAAGCTCCTCTGGGTGGAGACGCCGACCAACCCGATGCTGAAGCTCGCCGACCTCTCTGCGATCGCCGCGATCTGCAAGAAGGCCGGGGTGATCAGCGTCGCGGACAACACCTTCATGTCGCCGTATTTCCAGCGTCCGCTGGAGCACGGAATCGACGTGGTCGTCCACTCGATGACCAAGTACCTCAACGGCCACTCGGACGTGGTCGGCGGCTGCGTGATCACCTCGAACGAGAAGCTGGCCGAGGGGATCTACTTCCGCCAGAACGCGGTGGGCGCGGTGCTCTCGCCCTTCGACTCCTTCATGGTGCTCCGGGGCCTCAAGACCCTCGGCG
The Vulgatibacter incomptus DNA segment above includes these coding regions:
- a CDS encoding cystathionine gamma-synthase, with product MAFLGDGKKGFDTLAIHAGQAPDPTTGAIMTPIYLTSTYAQTGPGEHKGFEYSRTQNPTRFALQDCLAALEGGKFGAAFASGLAASSCILHGLSTGDHVVCSDDLYGGTFRLFDKVFRQLGLEFTYVDMTEPKNVEAAIRPGKTKLLWVETPTNPMLKLADLSAIAAICKKAGVISVADNTFMSPYFQRPLEHGIDVVVHSMTKYLNGHSDVVGGCVITSNEKLAEGIYFRQNAVGAVLSPFDSFMVLRGLKTLGVRMERHQQNATKMADFLLSHPKVEKVTWPGLDSHPQAALAKRQMSGFGGMMTFVVKGGLPAADRFLRRVKVFSLAESLGGVESLIEHPAIMTHASVPAETRAKLGISDGLIRLSVGIEDSKDLIDDVAQALAEA